A stretch of the Capra hircus breed San Clemente chromosome 10, ASM170441v1, whole genome shotgun sequence genome encodes the following:
- the LOC102176321 gene encoding double homeobox protein 4-like protein 4 has translation MPPVGEGIHVQAFTRDLYQGIATREELARQMGIPEPRIQIWFQNRTAQHHQQGPSGPSNGRAQGPGSAAAMTTPAPEDRRAPPAVHSTSPPLCPYPPQESMPPSAATAAPFVAPTFCVPRTASGVCVGHPLMIFLVQPSPMALLPCGKPPPLPEVAVPWAAYFPAVLAPRQPGQGAILPPGQPEAHIRRWLESSYSKGTAPPLEPQTQPHSLPSPTSLLDELLADTGIPSLPGPFPRPAADQGVDPALPGTPSLLDKLLVATSIPALLGPSPGASAVTGQQPALTGTPSLLEEILAATSIRATPGPSLGPCADKRAHLALPGSPRLQEEFLASPGIPGSLGAFLGSSSVITGAHPAFPGSASFLEEILAATATWDKPWSPPGAPAGDEGLEAILEACLSHEDYRALLDMLLGSPGPRA, from the exons ATGCCCCCAGTTGGCGAGG GGATCCATGTGCAAGCCTTCACAAGAGATCTCTACCAGGGGattgccaccagggaagaactggctcgtcagatgggaatcccagaaccTCGAATCCAG ATATGGTTTCAAAACCGAACAGCTCAGCACCACCAGCAGGGCCCGAGCGGGCCCAGCAATGGCCGGGCCCAGGGGCCAGGCAGCGCAGCAGCCATGACTACTCCTGCTCCAGAGGACCGAAGGGCCCCACCCGCTGTCCATagcacctctcctcccctttgcCCCTACCCGCCACAGGAGAGCATGCCACCCTCGGCGGCCACAGCTGCTCCTTTTGTGGCCCCCACATTCTGTGTACCCAGGACTGCCTCTGGGGTCTGTGTGGGCCATCCGTTGATGATCTTCTTGGTCCAGCCCAGCCCGATGGCTCTCCTGCCATGCGGGAAGCCACCACCTCTTCCTGAGGTAGCAGTTCCCTGGGCTGCGTACTTCCCTGCCGTCTTGGCCCCCCGGCAGCCTGGGCAAGGGGCCATCCTGCCACCTGGACAGCCAGAGGCACACATCCGGCGCTGGCTGGAGTCATCCTACAGTAAAGGCACGGCCCCTCCGCTAGAGCCACAGACCCAGCCCCACAGCCTTCCAAGCCCGACAAGCCTCCTAGATGAGCTCCTGGCCGACACAGGCATTCCGTCTTTGCCAGGGCCTTTCCCGAGGCCCGCTGCTGACCAAGGGGTGGACCCTGCCCTCCCAGGCACACCCAGCCTCCTAGACAAGCTCCTGGTGGCAACGAGCATCCCCGCATTGCTGGGGCCTTCCCCGGGGGCTTCTGCAGTCACAGGGCAACAACCAGCTCTCACTGGCACACCCAGCCTCTTAGAGGAAATCTTGGCTGCCACCAGTATCCGTGCCACCCCGGGGCCTTCCCTCGGGCCCTGTGCTGATAAACGGGCACACCTCGCCCTCCCAGGCTCACCAAGACTCCAAGAGGAGTTCCTGGCTTCCCCGGGCATCCCGGGCTCTCTGGGTGCTTTTCTGGGGTCCTCTTCTGTCATCACAGGGGCCCACCCAGCCTTCCCAGGATCAGCCAGCTTCCTAGAGGAAATCTTGGCTGCCACagccacgtgggacaagccctggtCTCCTCCAGGGGCCCCTGCGGGGGACGAGGGACTTGAGGCCATCCTAGAAGCATGCCTCAGTCACGAGGATTACCGGGCCCTCCTCGACATGCTGCTGGGCTCCCCAGGTCCTCGGGcttag